A window of Apium graveolens cultivar Ventura chromosome 8, ASM990537v1, whole genome shotgun sequence contains these coding sequences:
- the LOC141680148 gene encoding uncharacterized protein LOC141680148 — protein sequence MFDQISSLDLSRTTWKIKARVTRMWTSVPNSSTASDAIKGYNLILLDDSDFHVHAYVYPDYWNMHSDKIVEGGVYMFSNFYTKKALGTLKPVSSKLIINFSPTTTVDPVDDDVMISTHKFEFVDLSELFVVAQANGSAEFPEFSTDVIGVLESYEELSKIGTKFGQREIVHFRITDGRDSSKVTVWGNLAIAIDARYKEISKEEPVIVIVTTTKLKIFHTSVQISTLPASKIYLNLDHDVVSEMRQRLREEGYVYSGKAISSSTTQSEGSISNTIHTVTLKELSEKTKTDYLKMNFLCKVKVNNVEESDGWWYRSCSKMDCFGEVTKLEGKYKCSTCNQNNPVPKKKRTLQKLLISSSMTALQNDCSIYYVIDAYDTNGSTSSMSANTIASEISNSVYSDMVEITDHGHTPGSARSTSKKIKLEK from the exons ATGTTCGATCAAATTTCTTCTCTCGACCTCTCTAGAACCACATGGAAAATTAAAGCAAGAGTAACTCGAATGTGGACTTCGGTTCCAAACTCTTCTACCGCAAGCGATGCCATCAAGGGATATAACCTCATTCTGCTGGATGATagc GATTTTCATGTACATGCTTATGTATATCCAGATTACTGGAATATGCATTCTGATAAGATAGTGGAGGGTGGTGTATATATGTTTTCTAATTTCTACACCAAAAAAGCTCTTGGAACACTTAAACCTGTTTCCTCTAAGTTAATAATTAATTTCTCACCTACGACCACCGTAGATCCTGttgatgatgatgttatgataTCTACCCACAAATTTGAATTTGTGGATTTGAGTGAATTATTTGTTGTTGCTCAAGCAAATGGTAGTGCAGAATTTCCTGAATTTTCAACAG ATGTGATTGGAGTATTAGAGAGTTATGAGGAGCTTTCCAAAATTGGTACAAAGTTTGGTCAAAGAGAGATTGTTCATTTTCGGATTACTGATGGAAG GGATTCCTCCAAAGTTACGGTGTGGGGTAATCTTGCAATTGCAATTGATGCACGTTACAAAGAGATTTCGAAAGAAGAGCCAGTGATTGTCATAGTGACCACTACCAAACTTAAGATTTTTCATA CCTCTGTTCAGATTAGCACTCTACCTGCTTCCAAAATATATCTGAACCTGGACCACGATGTTGTTTCTGAGATGAGACAGAG ACTCCGTGAAGAAGGTTACGTTTATTCGGGGAAAGCTATATCATCATCAACAACTCAGTCCGAAGGGTCAATTTCTAATACTATTCATACTGTCACCCTAAAAGAACTTAGTGAGAAAACTAAAACTGATTATCTGAAG ATGAATTTCCTTTGCAAAGTGAAAGTTAATAATGTGGAGGAGAGTGACGGATGGTGGTATCGTAGTTGCAGCAAAATGGATTGCTTTGGAGAAGTCACAAAATTGGAAGGAAAATATAAATGCTccacatgcaatcaaaacaatcCTGTTCCTAAAAAAAAG AGGACTTTACAGAAGCTTTTAATTTCGTCCTCTATGACCGCGCTGCAAAATGACTG TTCAATTTACTATGTCATTGATGCTTATGATACTAATGGATCCACATCTTCCATGTCTGCAAATACGATTGCCTCTGAAATTTCAAACTCAGTATA